The segment ACGAGACTGACCCCCTCGATGATGACGTCGTAGACGCGCCATTCGGTGCCGTTCTTGATGAGGCGGTAATGGATGGGAATTTCCTGCCGCTTCTTCGTAAGGATCACCGTTTCGACGCTGGCCAGCTCCTCGTCGATTTTCTCTCTCCGGTACTGGATTTCCTCGTCCGTGTAGGCTTCTATTTTTGAGAGGTAGCTTCTTTCCATCAAGAAGCTGAAGAGAGAGATGAATTCCCTTTTCTCCTCCTCCGAGCGCTTTCTCCATTCCTTGGCCAGCGAGCGGCGGGACATTTCGGTGAAGTCGAAGCGGCCGGCCACCAGGCGCCGCAGCTTGGCGCGGCGTTCGTCTTTTTTCCGGTCGCCCTGGTAGGCCGGGTCCCGGATGACGGCCAGCACGTCC is part of the bacterium genome and harbors:
- a CDS encoding ABC transporter substrate-binding protein; amino-acid sequence: MSFIRGVAVMLLAALLLAPLAASAGEPTKQLRATVQDVLAVIRDPAYQGDRKKDERRAKLRRLVAGRFDFTEMSRRSLAKEWRKRSEEEKREFISLFSFLMERSYLSKIEAYTDEEIQYRREKIDEELASVETVILTKKRQEIPIHYRLIKNGTEWRVYDVIIEGVSLVNNYRQQFRSVIRKTSYGDLLKKLRAKRDEG